In Deinococcus wulumuqiensis R12, the following are encoded in one genomic region:
- a CDS encoding FAD-binding domain-containing protein produces the protein MPTLPPSLRDVPPAELFPEVFARDPHHVGWTRGGRARALELLAQLDPVTYGRDRSRLDGHVSRLSAFLRHGVLSLAEVRDAALTHAPVTAPSRVYKYINELSWRDFFVRVYAEVGDKVWQDFQPYKTGIAAADYASEFPTDIDRAGTGLTCIDSWSRELRETGYLHNHVRMWLAAYIIHHRRVRWQAGASWFITHLLDGDPAANNLNWQWVASTWRRGPYIWNRATLVKNAGERYCASCPLASGGCPFDATYSDLSTRLFPSRYPAPGETGVLPPRMLEAVPWEAPPPPEPLPGAVVWVHGDRLSPTNEALLAYPERPAVFVWDDELLRTWAVSAKRQSFIHDCVAELPVHVLRGVVAEEVARFARAHRAKVIATTPSPSPRFAQIVEALREAGFTVQLWPEPVFGASVTPLDLRVHAAYWGQVRANAFGKPPAPPKEKPLVKVSSPGDKKPSKRKPKKLDAEPLFKLGEGD, from the coding sequence ATGCCCACCCTGCCGCCGAGCCTGCGTGACGTGCCACCCGCCGAACTCTTCCCAGAAGTGTTCGCCCGTGACCCGCACCATGTCGGCTGGACACGCGGCGGGCGGGCACGCGCACTGGAGTTGCTGGCCCAGCTCGACCCCGTCACCTACGGGCGTGACCGCTCCAGGCTCGACGGGCACGTTAGTCGCCTCTCGGCCTTTCTACGTCACGGTGTCCTTTCCCTGGCAGAGGTAAGGGACGCCGCCCTGACCCACGCTCCAGTCACCGCACCCAGCCGTGTCTACAAGTACATCAACGAACTGTCCTGGCGCGACTTCTTCGTGCGGGTCTACGCCGAAGTCGGAGACAAGGTCTGGCAGGATTTCCAACCTTACAAAACTGGAATCGCGGCCGCCGACTACGCCAGCGAATTTCCCACAGACATCGACCGCGCCGGGACAGGGCTGACCTGCATCGATTCCTGGTCACGTGAGCTGCGCGAGACCGGCTACCTGCACAACCATGTCCGCATGTGGCTGGCGGCCTACATCATCCACCACCGCCGGGTGCGCTGGCAGGCAGGAGCGAGCTGGTTCATCACCCATCTGCTCGACGGTGACCCCGCCGCCAACAACCTCAACTGGCAATGGGTGGCAAGTACCTGGCGGCGCGGCCCCTACATCTGGAACCGCGCCACGCTGGTCAAGAATGCGGGAGAACGCTACTGCGCGTCTTGCCCGCTGGCTTCCGGGGGTTGCCCCTTCGACGCGACCTATAGCGACCTTTCCACGCGCCTGTTTCCCTCACGTTACCCAGCCCCAGGGGAAACAGGCGTGCTGCCGCCCAGGATGCTGGAGGCGGTTCCCTGGGAAGCGCCTCCTCCACCTGAACCACTTCCCGGCGCGGTGGTCTGGGTGCATGGAGACCGACTCTCCCCCACCAATGAGGCGCTGCTGGCCTACCCGGAACGCCCCGCCGTGTTTGTCTGGGATGACGAACTCCTCAGGACGTGGGCGGTGAGCGCCAAGCGTCAGAGCTTCATCCATGACTGTGTGGCCGAACTTCCCGTCCACGTCCTGCGCGGGGTGGTGGCTGAGGAAGTGGCCCGCTTCGCCCGCGCCCACCGCGCGAAAGTGATTGCCACGACCCCTAGCCCCAGTCCACGCTTCGCGCAGATTGTAGAGGCGCTGCGGGAGGCGGGCTTTACCGTACAGCTCTGGCCCGAACCCGTCTTCGGCGCGAGTGTGACTCCGCTGGACTTGCGGGTTCACGCCGCTTACTGGGGACAGGTGAGAGCCAACGCTTTCGGCAAACCGCCTGCACCGCCCAAAGAAAAGCCACTGGTCAAAGTCAGCAGCCCTGGCGACAAGAAGCCCAGCAAGCGCAAGCCTAAGAAGCTGGACGCCGAGCCGCTGTTCAAGTTGGGGGAAGGAGATTGA
- a CDS encoding excalibur calcium-binding domain-containing protein has product MKRFLALALLCSTVAAAQAAPRGVLTIRFLDVGQGDAVLITAPEGQSLLYDGGRSESRMRELIRQYDIKNVSLVAASHGDGDHITGLIPVTALNKPKFFLNNGLAATTQTWGRLMNVVSQAGTQGLLAKDQTINLGSVKITVLPPPPGMPKNDQNLNSVGLLVQYGGFKALMTGDAETAETSAWLRKYPATTFGPVQVYKSIHHGATNGDNATWLKAVRPSNVVISVGPNNYGHPTQSALNLYRSVGATTYRTDLNGTVTVTVRPTGAYTITTERGQGTQGAGTPAPVRPTTTPAAAPTRPAVPSQNVIYRSCAEARAAGAAPLLRGQPGYSTNLDRDGDGKACE; this is encoded by the coding sequence GTGAAGCGGTTTCTGGCACTGGCGCTGCTGTGCAGCACCGTAGCGGCGGCCCAGGCCGCCCCGCGAGGCGTGCTGACCATTCGCTTCCTCGACGTGGGTCAGGGCGACGCTGTGCTGATAACCGCGCCAGAAGGCCAGTCCCTGCTGTACGACGGGGGCCGCTCCGAAAGCCGGATGCGTGAACTCATCCGTCAGTACGACATTAAAAATGTCTCCCTGGTGGCCGCGAGTCATGGCGACGGCGACCACATCACGGGTCTGATTCCTGTGACTGCGCTCAACAAGCCGAAGTTCTTCCTGAACAACGGCCTGGCGGCGACCACGCAGACCTGGGGACGCCTGATGAATGTGGTGTCACAGGCAGGCACGCAGGGCCTGCTGGCAAAAGACCAGACCATCAACCTGGGGAGCGTCAAAATCACGGTGCTGCCACCCCCACCCGGGATGCCGAAGAACGACCAGAACCTGAACTCTGTGGGCCTGCTGGTGCAGTACGGCGGCTTCAAAGCTCTGATGACCGGGGACGCTGAGACGGCGGAAACGTCCGCCTGGCTCAGGAAGTACCCGGCGACGACCTTTGGGCCGGTGCAGGTCTACAAATCCATCCATCACGGCGCGACGAACGGGGACAATGCCACCTGGCTCAAGGCAGTGCGGCCCAGCAACGTGGTCATCAGCGTGGGTCCGAACAACTACGGCCACCCGACACAGAGCGCCCTGAACCTGTACCGCTCGGTTGGCGCCACGACCTACCGAACGGACCTCAATGGCACGGTCACGGTGACTGTCCGCCCGACGGGGGCCTACACCATTACCACCGAGCGCGGCCAGGGAACGCAGGGGGCAGGCACTCCAGCGCCAGTACGCCCGACGACTACACCCGCTGCGGCACCCACACGTCCAGCGGTGCCCTCTCAGAACGTCATCTACCGCAGTTGCGCCGAAGCACGCGCTGCTGGGGCTGCGCCACTCCTGCGTGGGCAGCCGGGATACAGCACCAATTTGGACAGGGATGGCGACGGCAAGGCTTGCGAGTAG
- a CDS encoding DUF3006 domain-containing protein produces the protein MTDARPDAQPLKTEHVVVDGIEGNYARVELPDGTTADWLISTLPDGLKEGDVLAINDHGESIEIDRQETRRRQGKAREALEALNEGAPAGDISL, from the coding sequence ATGACAGATGCCAGGCCCGATGCTCAGCCCTTAAAAACCGAGCACGTCGTTGTGGACGGTATCGAGGGCAACTATGCCCGTGTAGAGCTGCCAGACGGGACAACGGCGGACTGGCTGATTTCCACCTTGCCAGATGGCCTGAAAGAAGGCGACGTGCTGGCCATCAACGACCACGGCGAAAGCATCGAGATTGACCGTCAGGAAACGCGGCGTCGCCAGGGCAAAGCCAGGGAGGCATTGGAAGCCCTGAACGAGGGCGCTCCTGCTGGAGACATCAGCCTGTGA
- a CDS encoding 3'-5' exonuclease, translating to MQADPWLFGHDPLPGIVSVYANLAGQAWVWRREGEEVHCEQARFRSWVFARDLEDAQGLPLSWDDPAAPFHVQERQGDTGTLKYLLTVTDGRELRRRLLAGASRRLKQPVTSFHDLNGYYTLSPVEQYLCQSGRTSFGGMQFDDPVRLQFDLETTSLTPQEGRIFMIAVRDNRGFEAVLEAPTAAEEAGMIRDLLRIIAQRDPDIIENHNICAFDLPFLLGRAEVLGLRVNLSRPEGPPGVWKVNDGRTSPHWACAGREILDTIDAVRRMDLPSQSLKVVSQLFGIAPAGRVYLEGEKIAQTYLEHPETVRRYALQDVEEVDALAKRVLASSFALAKMTPRPYHRLPYAGPAMGVLEPMLVRAYLHSEVSLPAEQPRHAEPHSGGHVQLFAEGVLPRVVKADIASMYPSLIRTEKIGPASDPLGVFLHLMDRLTLMRLEHKAAMRRGEPGEHDAMQSAMKLIVNAGYGYLGAGRMALFGDREAADRVTTRGREVLGQVVGGLQAGGVTLIEADTDGVYFSVPEGWDEAKERELIAQVDATLPEGVSLEFDGRWVAMLSHEIKNYALLGYDGKLQLRGAAFDTVRSEPYGKKFLEQAVKALLEGDVARVHDIYQRTLDTLSRRTLTNREVATRVRLTKSPEDYARTRPQRKESQYEALLNAGQNWRQGERLYLYRQQERGWLPLDLNPEGHDYDVRAYQQNLYNAYATRLRKGLAAEDFEQVFRQGSGQGLFDRPLTSLHPVFRTVG from the coding sequence ATGCAGGCTGACCCCTGGCTGTTCGGGCATGACCCGCTTCCAGGCATCGTTTCCGTGTATGCCAACCTCGCGGGGCAAGCCTGGGTCTGGCGACGTGAGGGTGAGGAGGTCCACTGCGAACAGGCCCGCTTCCGTTCCTGGGTCTTTGCCCGTGATTTGGAGGATGCCCAGGGCTTACCTCTTTCCTGGGATGACCCGGCTGCCCCTTTTCATGTGCAGGAGCGTCAAGGTGACACAGGTACTTTGAAGTACCTGCTGACCGTGACGGATGGGCGAGAGTTGCGAAGGAGGCTCCTGGCAGGTGCCTCACGCCGCCTGAAACAGCCCGTCACCAGCTTTCACGACCTGAACGGCTATTACACGCTGTCCCCTGTAGAGCAGTACCTCTGCCAGTCGGGGCGCACCTCTTTCGGCGGGATGCAGTTCGACGACCCGGTACGCCTGCAATTCGACCTGGAAACCACCAGCCTGACGCCGCAGGAAGGGCGGATTTTCATGATTGCCGTGCGGGACAACCGTGGCTTTGAGGCGGTGCTGGAAGCCCCGACCGCTGCGGAAGAAGCGGGCATGATTCGTGACCTGCTGCGAATCATCGCCCAGCGCGACCCGGACATCATTGAGAACCACAATATCTGCGCTTTTGACCTGCCTTTTCTGCTGGGGAGGGCGGAAGTGCTGGGCCTCAGGGTCAATCTGAGCCGCCCAGAGGGGCCGCCAGGGGTGTGGAAGGTCAATGACGGGCGCACGTCCCCCCACTGGGCCTGTGCAGGGCGGGAGATTCTGGACACCATCGACGCGGTCCGGCGGATGGATTTGCCCAGCCAGAGCCTGAAGGTCGTGTCCCAGCTCTTCGGCATCGCTCCAGCAGGCCGCGTCTATCTCGAAGGCGAGAAAATTGCCCAGACCTATCTTGAACATCCTGAAACCGTCAGGCGCTACGCCCTGCAGGACGTGGAAGAAGTGGACGCCCTGGCAAAGCGGGTCCTGGCCTCATCTTTCGCCCTGGCGAAGATGACGCCCCGCCCGTATCACCGCCTGCCCTACGCCGGGCCTGCAATGGGGGTGCTGGAACCCATGCTGGTCAGGGCTTATCTGCACAGTGAAGTCTCTCTGCCCGCCGAGCAACCACGTCACGCGGAGCCGCACTCAGGTGGTCACGTCCAGCTCTTCGCCGAGGGTGTCCTGCCCCGCGTCGTCAAAGCCGACATCGCCAGCATGTATCCCAGCCTGATTCGCACGGAGAAGATTGGGCCAGCGTCGGACCCGTTAGGCGTCTTCCTGCACCTGATGGACCGGCTGACCCTGATGCGCCTGGAACACAAGGCTGCCATGCGCCGTGGCGAACCAGGAGAGCACGACGCCATGCAGTCGGCCATGAAACTCATCGTGAATGCAGGCTACGGCTACCTGGGCGCGGGCAGGATGGCCCTGTTTGGTGACAGGGAAGCCGCAGACCGGGTCACCACGCGGGGCCGGGAAGTGCTGGGGCAAGTGGTGGGTGGCCTCCAGGCAGGTGGCGTAACCCTGATTGAAGCCGATACCGATGGTGTCTACTTCAGCGTGCCCGAAGGCTGGGATGAAGCGAAGGAAAGAGAACTCATCGCCCAGGTTGATGCCACCCTTCCAGAAGGCGTTTCTCTGGAGTTCGATGGCCGCTGGGTCGCCATGCTCAGCCACGAAATCAAGAACTATGCCTTGCTGGGCTATGACGGCAAATTACAATTGCGGGGAGCCGCCTTCGACACGGTGAGGTCGGAACCCTACGGCAAAAAGTTTCTGGAACAGGCGGTGAAGGCCCTTCTGGAAGGTGACGTTGCCAGAGTGCATGACATCTACCAGCGAACTCTGGACACCCTTTCAAGGCGCACCCTGACCAACCGTGAAGTGGCAACCCGCGTCAGATTGACCAAGTCTCCTGAGGACTACGCCCGCACCCGCCCCCAGCGCAAGGAGAGTCAGTACGAAGCGCTGCTGAACGCAGGCCAGAACTGGCGGCAGGGTGAGCGTCTCTATCTCTACCGTCAACAGGAGCGTGGCTGGCTGCCGCTCGACCTGAACCCAGAGGGCCATGACTACGACGTGCGGGCTTATCAGCAGAATCTCTACAACGCCTACGCCACCCGCTTACGTAAAGGGCTGGCGGCAGAGGACTTTGAGCAGGTCTTCCGTCAAGGCAGTGGTCAGGGCCTCTTTGATAGGCCTCTCACGTCGCTACACCCCGTTTTTCGCACGGTGGGCTAA
- a CDS encoding NERD domain-containing protein, which translates to MAEFIATEGFGGAGEQGEARVFEAVKAAYAGEEALGFWRYPLRTNETMREPDILVADPELGLVIIEVKSLPLDIIGSVSGYRWDLSRPYYGKMHLNPYEQARKQAQVLGELAVRKSGLTGLATRAIVAAPLISREEWDSRFGHLLSDVPMLFSDQLTPAKLRRALEQTPPVRYGEPLSDEDWLSLRRALGTSGSVPRRQVRHLQAPLESRRKIDLIARTARHLHAFDLQQELIAKTIPPGPQRIRGIAGSGKTVLLAQKAANMHLRHPDWNIALVFFSRSLYDQIKFQVDHWLRQATNGEVTLQQAQHKLRVLHAWGSKDQPGFYRTLAAQVGVRPLTVDNTPNASPTAKLLYACKALLDDAKATGRSLQIFDAVLIDEGQDLVHEEVALTFEEKQAFYWMAYQSLRPVARDALFDSGEPEARRLIWAYDEAQSLDSLTIPSTRSLFGEAGAQIFGAGVTYKGGIRKSEIMNRCYRTPGPVLLAAHALGMGLLRTEGMLAGLTNQRDWKAIGYDVEGQFRSGNEVTLTRAAENSPNPLSQFTPDPLVTFAAYPDRKAELQALIASLQHDLREGGLQPSRHLLIVVPGLEWQPYNLQREVFQALRAAGISVYLPGNKDVNVPKQKWPNTDPNGFWHDGAITVSPIMQAKGNEADVVYVVGLDHVAAQEDSIKLRNQLFVGISRSRGWVHLSGAGMSSSQLKDEIERVIASGSTLRFTYRQPRRQLDDVD; encoded by the coding sequence GTGGCTGAGTTCATCGCAACAGAAGGCTTTGGCGGCGCTGGAGAACAGGGTGAAGCCAGGGTTTTCGAGGCGGTCAAGGCAGCCTACGCTGGGGAAGAGGCCCTCGGCTTCTGGCGCTATCCCCTGAGAACCAACGAAACCATGCGTGAGCCGGACATCCTGGTGGCTGACCCGGAGCTGGGGCTGGTCATCATCGAGGTCAAGAGCCTGCCGCTGGACATCATCGGCAGCGTTTCCGGCTACCGCTGGGACCTCTCCCGGCCTTACTACGGCAAGATGCACCTCAACCCCTATGAGCAGGCCCGCAAGCAGGCCCAGGTGCTGGGAGAACTCGCTGTTCGCAAGTCGGGACTGACTGGACTGGCCACCAGGGCCATTGTCGCCGCGCCGCTGATTTCCCGTGAGGAATGGGACAGTCGCTTCGGGCATCTGCTCAGCGACGTGCCCATGCTGTTTAGCGACCAGCTGACGCCCGCCAAACTCCGCCGGGCGCTGGAGCAGACTCCCCCCGTCCGCTACGGCGAGCCGCTCAGCGATGAGGACTGGCTCTCGCTGCGCCGCGCCCTGGGAACGAGTGGCAGCGTTCCCAGGCGTCAGGTCCGCCACCTGCAGGCTCCACTGGAATCCAGGCGAAAGATAGACCTGATTGCCCGGACGGCCAGACATCTCCATGCTTTCGACCTGCAGCAGGAACTCATCGCCAAGACCATTCCCCCTGGGCCGCAGCGCATTCGTGGCATCGCGGGCAGCGGGAAGACAGTTTTGCTGGCTCAGAAAGCGGCCAATATGCACCTGCGCCACCCGGACTGGAACATTGCCCTGGTGTTCTTTTCGCGCTCTCTCTACGACCAGATTAAGTTTCAGGTGGACCACTGGCTGAGGCAGGCCACCAACGGAGAGGTGACCCTGCAGCAGGCCCAGCACAAGTTGCGTGTCCTGCACGCCTGGGGTTCGAAAGACCAGCCGGGCTTTTACCGCACCCTCGCGGCGCAGGTGGGCGTGCGGCCCCTGACGGTGGACAATACGCCGAACGCTTCTCCCACAGCCAAACTGCTCTACGCTTGCAAGGCCCTGCTGGATGACGCGAAAGCCACAGGTCGTTCCCTTCAGATTTTCGATGCGGTGCTCATCGACGAAGGGCAAGACCTGGTTCACGAGGAAGTGGCCCTGACCTTCGAGGAAAAACAGGCGTTTTACTGGATGGCTTACCAGTCCCTGCGACCGGTGGCCCGTGACGCGCTGTTCGACAGCGGCGAGCCGGAGGCCCGCCGTCTCATCTGGGCCTACGACGAGGCGCAGTCGCTGGACTCATTGACCATTCCGAGTACCCGGTCGCTGTTCGGTGAGGCCGGAGCGCAGATTTTCGGTGCGGGCGTGACCTACAAGGGTGGCATTCGCAAGTCGGAAATCATGAACCGCTGCTACCGGACACCGGGGCCAGTGCTGCTGGCGGCCCATGCGCTGGGCATGGGCCTCCTGCGAACGGAAGGCATGCTGGCGGGGCTGACCAATCAGCGGGACTGGAAGGCGATAGGGTACGACGTGGAGGGGCAATTCCGCAGCGGGAACGAAGTCACGCTGACCCGCGCCGCCGAGAACTCCCCCAATCCCCTGAGCCAGTTCACGCCAGACCCGCTGGTGACGTTTGCCGCTTACCCTGACCGGAAGGCCGAATTGCAAGCGCTGATTGCCTCTCTCCAGCACGACCTGCGTGAGGGTGGCCTGCAACCCAGTCGCCATCTCCTCATCGTTGTCCCCGGACTGGAGTGGCAGCCGTACAACCTTCAGCGTGAGGTCTTTCAGGCGCTGCGTGCGGCTGGCATCAGTGTTTATCTTCCCGGCAACAAGGACGTGAACGTGCCCAAACAGAAGTGGCCGAACACCGACCCCAACGGCTTCTGGCATGATGGGGCCATCACGGTCAGCCCCATCATGCAGGCCAAGGGCAATGAGGCGGACGTGGTGTACGTGGTCGGCCTCGACCACGTGGCGGCTCAGGAAGACAGCATCAAGCTTCGCAATCAGCTTTTTGTGGGTATCAGCCGCAGTCGGGGCTGGGTTCACCTGAGCGGCGCTGGCATGTCCAGCAGCCAGCTGAAAGACGAAATTGAGCGGGTCATCGCGTCAGGTTCCACCCTGCGCTTCACCTACCGTCAGCCCAGACGTCAGCTGGACGACGTGGACTGA
- a CDS encoding DEAD/DEAH box helicase family protein, translating into MSLPQLRLDRGTLVMKEVPPVVADCFQWDARSQSYRARGMDYRFVVEALRKANITFKDEAADFLKLELDFSREIEPYRHQKQALNAWKQAGRRGVVEVPTGGGKTLIAQLALRDTPRSALICVPTLDLMAQWYAGLVAAFPDASIGMLGGGSKDETPILISTYDSAAIHAETLAGRYALLICDEVHHLPGDFTRASAEMSLAPYRLGLSATLKRSDGRERDLDALIGPVVFSASPDELAGHTLAAYKDVVIKVKLSPSEQQRYDELIRQRNDFLRLNNIKLGTLDGWKQFIMSSGSPQGRAAMLAHREAKSLAYGTEGKLRVLEEILANHPDARTLIFVNDNATVYRISREFLIPAITHQTHVKERVATLDRFRSGEYQYLVSGQVLNEGVDVPEASVAVVLSGTATEREHIQRLGRILRKSEGKQAVLYEVITEGTTEERVSQQRRGQWQPRPNLNLEDLNAPD; encoded by the coding sequence GTGAGCCTTCCGCAATTGAGACTGGACCGGGGCACCCTGGTCATGAAGGAAGTTCCGCCTGTGGTAGCGGACTGTTTCCAGTGGGACGCCCGGAGTCAGTCCTACCGGGCCAGGGGCATGGACTACCGCTTTGTCGTCGAGGCGCTGCGGAAGGCGAATATCACCTTCAAGGACGAAGCTGCCGACTTCCTCAAGCTGGAACTGGATTTTTCCCGCGAAATAGAACCATACCGACACCAGAAGCAGGCCCTGAACGCCTGGAAGCAGGCCGGAAGGCGTGGTGTCGTCGAGGTGCCGACCGGTGGTGGCAAGACCCTGATTGCCCAGCTCGCCTTGCGGGACACCCCGCGCAGCGCCCTGATTTGCGTTCCCACCCTGGATTTGATGGCCCAGTGGTATGCCGGGCTGGTGGCCGCTTTTCCCGATGCCAGCATCGGGATGCTCGGCGGGGGCAGCAAGGATGAGACCCCGATTCTGATTTCCACCTACGATTCCGCCGCCATTCATGCCGAGACCCTGGCCGGGCGCTACGCCCTGCTGATTTGCGACGAGGTCCATCACCTGCCAGGGGATTTCACGCGGGCCAGTGCCGAGATGAGCCTTGCCCCCTACCGACTGGGCCTGAGTGCCACCCTGAAGCGCTCTGACGGGCGAGAGCGTGACCTCGATGCCCTGATAGGCCCCGTGGTGTTCTCCGCGTCTCCTGACGAGCTTGCAGGCCATACCCTGGCGGCCTACAAGGATGTGGTCATCAAGGTCAAGCTCAGCCCCAGTGAGCAGCAGCGGTACGACGAACTGATTCGGCAGCGGAATGACTTTCTACGGCTCAACAACATCAAGCTGGGCACGCTCGACGGCTGGAAGCAGTTCATCATGAGCAGCGGCAGTCCGCAGGGACGGGCCGCGATGCTCGCGCACCGCGAGGCCAAGAGCCTCGCGTACGGCACTGAGGGGAAACTCCGTGTCCTGGAAGAAATCCTTGCCAACCATCCAGACGCCCGCACCCTGATTTTCGTGAACGATAACGCCACCGTGTACCGCATCAGCCGTGAGTTTCTGATTCCTGCCATCACCCACCAGACCCATGTCAAAGAGCGCGTAGCGACGCTGGACAGGTTCCGCAGCGGGGAGTACCAGTACCTTGTCTCCGGTCAAGTCCTCAACGAAGGCGTGGACGTCCCCGAAGCGAGCGTGGCCGTGGTGCTCTCCGGCACCGCGACGGAGCGGGAGCATATTCAGCGTCTGGGTCGCATCCTTCGCAAGTCCGAAGGCAAGCAGGCCGTGCTCTATGAGGTCATTACTGAGGGCACCACGGAAGAGCGGGTCAGCCAGCAGCGCCGGGGCCAGTGGCAGCCCAGACCCAACCTCAACCTGGAGGACTTGAATGCTCCCGACTGA
- a CDS encoding DUF790 family protein, with translation MLPTELLMFRVKGGVVEPKRLKPTTANLKLAETVIQTFEQHLGKRRFELDEELRLLEEGRSDYRVLRGLTRLLLQQCDFEAGGGIEPHLAREKVFALAQGHPPSRRRTGELLEQLGRSLDRPLSSEELAASLYADLEDQQTLISFDPPTPEELIHRFDLAQAQGLLYRAYSLIITARRNEPSRYKQLLKYTKLFGLMVTVEGDATFGFTLTMDGPTSLFSSTTRYGLAMAKFLPALIHVTKWDLTATIKPRKDLAWVDPNDDEWQYGLTSEDGYVSHYKVPEEHDSALESGFAERFQKLDTPWTLEREVDLVPVPGGVILPDFRLLHEDGRSALVEIVGYWRPDYLRKKFDLLRKSGREDVIVCVSERLNLEKAGVDPADFGERVMWFKGVLNPKEVLAVAEQVARKED, from the coding sequence ATGCTCCCGACTGAGCTGCTGATGTTCCGCGTCAAAGGTGGAGTGGTTGAGCCAAAGCGCCTCAAGCCCACCACCGCGAATCTCAAGCTGGCCGAGACGGTCATTCAGACCTTCGAGCAGCACCTGGGAAAAAGACGCTTCGAGCTGGACGAGGAGCTGCGCCTGCTGGAAGAAGGGCGCTCGGATTACCGCGTGCTACGCGGTCTGACCCGGCTGCTCCTTCAGCAATGTGACTTCGAAGCCGGGGGCGGGATAGAGCCACACCTCGCCCGCGAGAAGGTCTTTGCCCTGGCCCAAGGGCATCCCCCCAGCCGCAGACGCACGGGCGAGTTGCTCGAACAGCTGGGCCGGAGCCTGGACAGGCCGCTGTCATCCGAAGAACTGGCGGCTTCGCTGTACGCCGACCTGGAAGACCAGCAGACGCTCATCAGCTTTGACCCGCCTACGCCTGAAGAACTGATTCACCGCTTCGACCTCGCGCAGGCCCAGGGCTTGCTCTACCGGGCGTACAGCCTGATTATCACGGCCCGTCGCAACGAGCCGTCCCGCTACAAGCAGCTTCTCAAGTACACCAAGCTCTTTGGCCTGATGGTGACCGTGGAAGGGGACGCCACCTTCGGCTTTACGCTGACGATGGATGGGCCAACTTCTCTCTTTTCGAGTACCACCCGCTACGGGCTGGCGATGGCGAAATTCCTCCCGGCCCTGATTCACGTCACCAAATGGGACCTCACCGCGACCATCAAGCCCAGAAAAGACCTGGCCTGGGTCGACCCAAATGACGACGAGTGGCAGTACGGCCTGACCAGCGAGGATGGCTACGTCAGCCATTACAAGGTGCCCGAAGAGCATGACAGCGCCCTGGAATCCGGCTTCGCCGAGCGGTTTCAGAAGCTCGACACGCCCTGGACACTCGAACGGGAAGTAGACCTCGTTCCTGTTCCTGGCGGCGTCATTCTGCCCGACTTCCGCCTTCTGCACGAGGATGGCCGCAGCGCCCTGGTGGAAATCGTGGGCTACTGGCGGCCTGACTACCTCCGCAAAAAGTTTGACCTGCTCCGCAAATCAGGCAGAGAAGATGTCATCGTCTGCGTTTCAGAGCGGCTGAATCTTGAAAAGGCTGGGGTCGACCCCGCTGACTTCGGGGAGCGGGTGATGTGGTTCAAAGGGGTATTGAACCCAAAAGAGGTGCTGGCCGTTGCTGAGCAGGTCGCGAGGAAAGAAGATTGA
- a CDS encoding helix-turn-helix transcriptional regulator, protein MPRRPRKQRAPDPEVESFLAALGQRIRALRTEDFSQEDFAAEVDVFRSHMSLIEQGQVDLRLSTVYRIARGLDLSVSELLDLETQAGVSTETASETGQ, encoded by the coding sequence ATGCCTCGTCGCCCCCGTAAACAGCGTGCTCCCGACCCGGAAGTGGAATCGTTTCTCGCCGCGCTGGGCCAGCGAATTCGCGCCCTCCGCACAGAGGACTTCTCGCAGGAAGACTTTGCCGCAGAAGTGGATGTCTTCAGGAGCCATATGAGCCTGATTGAGCAGGGGCAGGTGGACTTGCGCCTGTCCACGGTTTACCGCATCGCCAGGGGACTGGACTTAAGTGTCAGTGAGCTGCTTGACCTGGAGACTCAAGCTGGCGTGAGCACTGAAACAGCATCTGAAACAGGGCAATAA